Below is a window of Hydrogenimonas sp. SS33 DNA.
TTCGTCATGTTTGACCACTTTGATGCTTTTGACGACCCAGTAGATGACGAAAATCGCCGTGGCCGCCATGCCGAGAAGTTTGATGGCCGCGACAATCGGGTGTGCCGCCGCACCGCTGTCGGGTATGAATTCGGGCTCCTCTTCGGCCAGAAGCGGGAGGGCCGCCAGCCCCGAAAGTATGAAAAGAGAGACGGTTTTTCGCAAACATTCCTCCTTCTTTTCGGTACAATGGCACCATGTCAACCATCGAAATTTCACGGGCCAATTTTGAACACAATCTTAACCAAATCGCCCAGAAAACGCAATCGCTCGAGAAGGTCGCCCTGGTACTCAAAGACAATGCCTATGGCCACGGGCTGGAGCTTGTCGCATCGCTTGCCGCCCGGGCCGGCGTCTCCCATGCCGTGGTGCGCAACCTTCCGGAAGCCGAAAAGGTCGCACCTCTTTTCAAAACGGTTCTCGTGCTGGCCGACATCCCCGAAGAGACCCCGCCGGAGGGTGTGCGTTTCGTCGTCAACGACCTGCGGCAAATCGGGCAGATACCCCGCGGCACGGCGGTGGAACTGAAGGTCGATACGGGAATGCACCGCAACGGCATCGCTTTCGAAGAGGCGGAATGTGCGGTGGAGGCGATCGAAAAGAGAGGCCTGCGGCTGATGGGGGTGATGACCCACTACCGTGGTGCCGACGAGATGGGAAGCGACTTTTTTTGGCAGCGAAAGCGGTTTGAAACGTTGCGGGATAGGTTGGAGAAAGAGGGGCTGAAAGGGGTTCGGTGGCACAGCTGCAACTCCGCCGCCCTTTTCCGTTCGGAGCGTTTTGAAGAGGATATTGCCAGAGTCGGCATCGCCGCCTACGGCTGCCTGCGGATGCCCGAACCTTTCGGCCGGCCCGACCTGCGGCCCGTCATGTCCCTCTGGGCCGACAGGCTCTCGACCCGCCCGGCGGAGCCCTCGTGGCGCATCGGTTACGGCGGGGAGGGCCGGCTGGAGGAGGGCGGCCACCTCTCGACCTACGACATCGGTTACGGCGACGGGTGGCTCCGCGGCGACGCTTCTAAGCCCTACCGCCTGCCCGACGGCCGCCCGCTGGTGGGCAGAGTGTCGATGGATATGGTGAGTGTGGCGGGGGAGGAGGAGCGCATCTGTCTCTTTCGCGATGCGGCGGAGGCGGCGGTGCAGTTTGGAACCATCGCCTACGACGTGATGGTCAAACTCTCCCCCCGCATTCCCAGAGTGGCGGTATGAACGCGGCACTCGCGGCGGCACTTCTCGCGGCTCTCGCACTCTACCCCTTTTATGTGGTGCACCGGCAGACGGCAGGCACCCATACGCAAATCGTCCGCTCTCCCGCCGAGTGGGGCGTGCCCTACCAAAAGATCGACTTCACGACGGACGACGGCATTTTGTTGAAGGGGTGGTGGATCCCCGCCGAAAGCTTGCGTGCTGTTTTGCTGCTGCACGGTAAAGCGGGGAGCCGCAACGGCGAATACAGCGGCATTTTCGAACTGGCAAGGCGCTACCGGGATGCGGGTTTTTCGGTGATGATGGCCGACATGCGGGGCCACGGCGAAAGCGGCGGCGACCGGGTCTACTTCGGGGTGCGGGAGTCTCGTGATCTGTCGGCGTGGGTCGCCTCGCTCGACCCCCGGCGACGGTATCGCTGGGGAATCCACGGCTTCTCCATGGGGGCGGTGACGGCGATGATGATGCAAGAACGCGAACCCGGCCGGTTCGCTTTCGTCGTGGCCGACGCCCCCTGGACAGATTTCGAAGTTTTGGTGAAGCAGGAGCTCTGGAAACGGGCACTGCTGCCGCCCTTTGCCTACCCCTATGTTCGCTGGATCGCCGAAACCTTTTTCGGGCAGGACTTTTCCGAGGCCGACAACCGGACGCGGGTGAAAAAGTTGTGTGGGAAGCCCGTACTCTACATCCGCGAAAAGGAGGATGACCTGCTTCCTGCCTACCAGTGGAAACGGCTCCGCCTCGCCTGCCCCGGGGCCGAAGTCGTCGAGTACAAAGGGGTCGGCCACGTGGAAGCGTTCAGAAACGACCCCGACGCCTACTGGCGCAGGGTGGAAGATTTTTTAAAAGTTGAAGTTTTTTGAGGTGAGAACCCTAAATTCGGTCAGTTTTTTGTCGGTGATTCCCAGTTTTTTGGCCGCTTTGGGGTTGACGATGAAGTAGCCGAGTGTCAAAGTGACCCTGTCTCCCGGTTGCAGGGCGATGCCGGTGGGAACGGTTTTGGTGCTTTTGGCGTCGATGGTATTGGCTTTGACGACGGTATCGGCGACCCAGGGCATCGCCGGTTTGCCGGCGTGTCCGAGGATGCGGTAGAAGTTGACCGGTTTGGCGCTGACGGTTTTGCCGCCTCTTTCGACGGCGATGCGAAGCTGGGCCAGCCGCAGCGGATGGTTGAAGAGTTGATGGTCGGCTTCGTTGACGATTTTGGCGACCAGCTCTCCCCCCTTCTTGACCGCTTCGAGTTTCACATACTTTTTCAGATATTCCGTCCCGTTGTGGAGTCCCGCGAAACCGTGGTAGGCGTGGGTAGCGCTTTTTTGGATCGTGTTGAAGGAGCCGGGGATCTGGGGCATGTGGCAGCCGATGCAGTTTCTCTTCGAGGGTTTGTCGCTGCGGTTCATCGTGCAGACGCTGAAACCTTTGCCGTTTTGTTTGTGGTCGTGGCACCCCAGGCAGACGCGGCCGTCGGCGAAGAGTTGATTGCCGTAGTCGATGGTGTGAAAAGGAGAGCCCGTCGTGGCACGGCTGAGGCCGAAGAGGCCGCTCTTTCTGTGGAACTTGACCCACTCTTTGACACTTTTGCCCTCTTTGGCGGCGTAGTAGTATTTGGGCTTTTCGTTCAGAAGGTTTTCATTGTGCCTGGCGTGGGTTTCGACCGACTGGATGCGGTGGCAGTAGGCGCAGCTGATGGGTTCGTTTTTTTGGATTTCGTCCGCTTCGGGAAGCGCAGGCCGGTTGGAAGCGAGCCGGCCCATGAGCCGGGTATCTCCGGGAGTGTGGCAGACGGCGCACTCATACTTCTTCTTTTTCAGCATCGGATGTTTCTGCCAGACCGCCTTGTGGACGGGGTCGTTGAAAACGGAGCTGTTGCGGTGCATGGAGCCCATATACTCTTTGTAGATGAGCGGGTGGCATTTGGAACAGACTTTGGAAGAGACGAATTGGGTCTGGGCCGTCAGAGCGACGGCAAAGAGCAGAAATGCAAGAGATCGGATCATACAGGTTCCCCCGTTTTTTCAGCGCATTCTATCTAAAAGGTTTTATCGGCGGATTGATGGGGGTCAATGGTCGTTAGTCGTTAGTCGTTGGTCGTTAGTCGTTAGAACGGGGCTTCGCCCCTCTTTGATTTCAGTTTTTGGTCATTGGTCATTGGTCATTGGTCATTGGTCATTGGTCATTGGTCATTGGTCATTGGTCATTGGTCATTGGTCATTGGTCATTGGTCATTGGGGCGCGTTGAGAATGATTCGCAGTTTAAAATTTCGTAGAATTCTCTTTCAGCCAAAAAGAGAGTCCGAAGGCGGCGGCGAGCACAAGGGTGGTGACGCCGTAGAGGAAGTGGTAGCCGCCCACATGCAGTAAGGCGCCGCCGAGGATAGAAAAGAACATACCCAGGCTGACGATGTTCATCTGCACCGCCACATAGAGGGGGCGTTTCGCTTCGGGG
It encodes the following:
- a CDS encoding alanine racemase; amino-acid sequence: MSTIEISRANFEHNLNQIAQKTQSLEKVALVLKDNAYGHGLELVASLAARAGVSHAVVRNLPEAEKVAPLFKTVLVLADIPEETPPEGVRFVVNDLRQIGQIPRGTAVELKVDTGMHRNGIAFEEAECAVEAIEKRGLRLMGVMTHYRGADEMGSDFFWQRKRFETLRDRLEKEGLKGVRWHSCNSAALFRSERFEEDIARVGIAAYGCLRMPEPFGRPDLRPVMSLWADRLSTRPAEPSWRIGYGGEGRLEEGGHLSTYDIGYGDGWLRGDASKPYRLPDGRPLVGRVSMDMVSVAGEEERICLFRDAAEAAVQFGTIAYDVMVKLSPRIPRVAV
- a CDS encoding alpha/beta hydrolase, with product MNAALAAALLAALALYPFYVVHRQTAGTHTQIVRSPAEWGVPYQKIDFTTDDGILLKGWWIPAESLRAVLLLHGKAGSRNGEYSGIFELARRYRDAGFSVMMADMRGHGESGGDRVYFGVRESRDLSAWVASLDPRRRYRWGIHGFSMGAVTAMMMQEREPGRFAFVVADAPWTDFEVLVKQELWKRALLPPFAYPYVRWIAETFFGQDFSEADNRTRVKKLCGKPVLYIREKEDDLLPAYQWKRLRLACPGAEVVEYKGVGHVEAFRNDPDAYWRRVEDFLKVEVF
- a CDS encoding multiheme c-type cytochrome, with amino-acid sequence MIRSLAFLLFAVALTAQTQFVSSKVCSKCHPLIYKEYMGSMHRNSSVFNDPVHKAVWQKHPMLKKKKYECAVCHTPGDTRLMGRLASNRPALPEADEIQKNEPISCAYCHRIQSVETHARHNENLLNEKPKYYYAAKEGKSVKEWVKFHRKSGLFGLSRATTGSPFHTIDYGNQLFADGRVCLGCHDHKQNGKGFSVCTMNRSDKPSKRNCIGCHMPQIPGSFNTIQKSATHAYHGFAGLHNGTEYLKKYVKLEAVKKGGELVAKIVNEADHQLFNHPLRLAQLRIAVERGGKTVSAKPVNFYRILGHAGKPAMPWVADTVVKANTIDAKSTKTVPTGIALQPGDRVTLTLGYFIVNPKAAKKLGITDKKLTEFRVLTSKNFNF